Proteins co-encoded in one Dendropsophus ebraccatus isolate aDenEbr1 chromosome 9, aDenEbr1.pat, whole genome shotgun sequence genomic window:
- the LOC138801801 gene encoding uncharacterized protein, whose protein sequence is MPMDAFDKLVEILGPHLKKQDTEMRKAITPKERLMITLRFLATGESFASLHLQFRVGTSTISAIVRSTCHVIWEYLQPISMPSPTQETWLQAAAGFQSVANFPNCIGAVDGKHVRVLQPPRSGSLYFNYKKYFSVVLMAVADVNYKFIAIEVGAYGGTGDSRVLMTSEFGRQVIVNQVTLPPPRSLPGTTHPVPFVLVSDEAFPLMNNLLRPYPQRGLNARRRVFNYRLSRARRFVECTFGILCSKWRVFTSAMQLDEATVDSVIKAACVLHNFVRDYDASLDIEVETHEAFDGTPVNWGLGRPSNRGVLVREAFTDYFGSPEGALPWHFIQPP, encoded by the exons ATGCCAATGGATGCCTTTGATAAATTGGTAGAAATTTTGGGTCCACATCTCAAGAAGCAGGATACAGAAATGCGAAAAGCCATCACTCCCAAGGAGCGACTGATGATCACGTTGAG ATTTCTGGCAACTGGGGAGAGTtttgcatcgttgcacctccaattcagaGTCGGGACATCTACTATCTCTGCAATTGTGAGGTCAACATGCCACGTGATTTGGGAGTACTTGCAGCCCATTTCAATGCCCAGTCCAACTCAGGAGACATGGTTGCaggcagcagcaggctttcagtctgtggccaactTCCCGAACTGCATAGGTGCCGTCGACGGTAAGCATGTTcgagttctgcagccaccgcgatcaggatcactgtACTTCAACTACAAGAAGTATTTTTCAGTGGTCCTGATGGCGGTGGCTGATGTGAACTATAAGTTCATTGCTATCGAAGTCGGTGCCTATGGAGGGACCGGGGACTCCCGAGTGCTGATGACATCTGAATTTGGGAGGCAAGTAATTGTAAATCAGGTGACTCTACCCCCTCCACGTTCTCtcccgggtaccacgcatccagTCCCCTTCGTCTTGGTATCGGATGAGGCCTTTCCACTGATGAATAACCTGCTGCGCCCATACCCACAGAGGGGCTTGAATGCCCGGAGAAGAGTCTTCAATTataggctgagccgggcacgacGCTTCGTGGAGTGCACCTTCGGGATCCTGTGTAGTAAGTGGAGGGTCTTCACCAGTGCTATGCAGTTGGATGAAGCCACAGTTGACAGTGTCATCAAAGCTGCATGTGTGCTCCACAACTTTGTGCGTGACTACGATGCTAGTTTGGACATTGAGGTGGAGACACATGAAGCTTTTGATGGCACCCCTGTCAACTGGGGCTTGGGGCGGCCATCCAACCGTGGTGTACTGGTGAGGGAAGCCTTCACCGACTATTTCGGGTCCCCCGAAGGTGCTTTGCCCTGGCATTTTATTCAGCCTCCGTGA